The Nostoc sp. 'Lobaria pulmonaria (5183) cyanobiont' genome window below encodes:
- a CDS encoding DUF4159 domain-containing protein, translating into MSHPFPPPPIKSFERLQAADGLLINAERWRTAHDYHRNRQNAQYQSLNQPGIVCGLGVRDVTAPSLVEARYRDGRWVQIQPGIAIDLAGNLIVVPTSYDFPIDLEVVSSEPLMIYLVVSYVDPDELRRGQQRDVVQETYRIDQINSIPASSEIEICRILLQPGHTDITQPADAFFPGYNNIDLRYRRQAQMRPQALVCMAQANHSDPECARNFFSLSYLLQAVEPLYPSLRGADEPGQVSLAENIQDYDILYLTGGQAISLNSLEFESLKNYLNLGGVLLIDAPTNANPLIESTQALAQQLESPLRPLEELQRSHPLRTKPFLFAALPMVNQQQIKLLIGGGIILAIGDLATAWGLDRDLSLPRLTIRTAQELGINILHYAWKRRQLIGLQQEDNSGQW; encoded by the coding sequence ATGTCCCATCCTTTCCCACCTCCACCAATTAAATCCTTTGAACGCCTGCAAGCCGCAGACGGGTTACTAATCAATGCGGAACGCTGGCGCACAGCCCATGATTATCACCGTAATCGGCAAAATGCCCAATACCAAAGTTTAAACCAACCAGGAATTGTCTGCGGTTTAGGCGTGCGAGATGTGACTGCTCCTAGCCTTGTAGAAGCTAGATATCGAGATGGACGTTGGGTGCAAATTCAACCTGGTATTGCAATTGATTTAGCAGGTAATCTAATTGTTGTACCAACTTCTTATGATTTTCCTATCGATCTAGAAGTAGTAAGTTCTGAACCGCTGATGATCTACTTAGTAGTTAGCTATGTAGACCCTGATGAATTGCGGCGCGGACAGCAAAGAGATGTTGTTCAAGAAACTTATCGAATTGACCAAATAAACTCTATACCAGCCAGTTCAGAAATAGAAATATGTCGAATACTCCTACAACCAGGACATACTGACATTACCCAACCTGCGGATGCTTTCTTTCCTGGATATAACAATATTGATTTGCGTTATCGCCGTCAGGCACAAATGCGTCCCCAAGCACTTGTGTGTATGGCGCAGGCGAATCATAGCGATCCCGAATGTGCGCGTAATTTTTTCAGCCTTTCGTATTTGTTACAAGCAGTAGAACCCCTATACCCAAGTTTGCGAGGAGCTGATGAACCAGGTCAGGTTTCTTTAGCAGAAAATATCCAAGACTATGACATCCTTTATCTCACAGGTGGACAAGCAATTTCTTTAAATAGTCTCGAATTTGAATCCTTAAAAAATTACTTAAATTTAGGTGGTGTGCTTCTAATTGATGCACCAACAAATGCTAATCCTCTGATTGAGAGTACTCAAGCCTTGGCACAACAGTTAGAGAGTCCTTTAAGACCTTTAGAAGAATTGCAACGCAGTCATCCTTTAAGGACAAAACCTTTTTTATTTGCTGCACTACCAATGGTTAATCAACAGCAAATTAAACTGTTAATCGGTGGAGGAATTATTTTAGCGATTGGAGATTTAGCAACTGCTTGGGGATTGGATAGAGATTTGAGTTTACCCAGATTGACTATTCGTACAGCTCAGGAATTAGGTATTAATATTCTTCACTATGCTTGGAAACGGCGACAGTTGATAGGTTTGCAACAAGAAGATAATTCCGGGCAGTGGTGA
- a CDS encoding putative baseplate assembly protein, with the protein MNFDFLPKLPSSNLDDRAFDDLVEECIMRIPRYCPEWTDHNLSDPGITLIELFAWLTDQMLLRFNQVPRKNYVAFLELLGIRLQPPAPARTELTFYLSAALPEAYTIPAGLEASTIQTETTEAITFSTDSPLIIGTPRIQHFLTAQTTEDIPQSLRERVTSSWTRESNGFWTGNEQSIFEEEPQPGNCFYLAINSDDPIDANVLEIIFQGAAATPAGINPNQPPRKWEAWDGENWQSVLLQESDDETRGFSFYELAEQGGNPSEGAEVRLHLPQIWPVANFTSYRGRWLRCSFINTEGNQSGYNRPPRITGLAVRSIGGTVRASHSTLILDERLGISDGTPGQTFELQSAPILERRENEYILVTPAGGLPQKWTEVRDFADSGPYHFHYTIDSLTGTIQFGPLIREPSQLKQHTQVRSRIQQPSLDDTSLQFSTRENNQSEHQYGAIPPRGSEIKMVSYRTGGGREGNVQTGAIQFLKSAYPYVASVVNRVPAINGADAESLEQAVMKAPRILRTRDRAVTAEDFEVLTQQAGAGAIARVRCLPANSRRQAGIVSLLVVPYANTDAIAQGNGMRPEEFALSNALQEQILSYLDERRLLGVQIELEEPNYVGVSVQTEVALEPAYNNPFASEEIRRNLRRSLYKYLNPLTGGIDGKGWPFGRPVYTSDIVVLLQQTPGVRHLGPVLLFPIRKQGENWRRQPSPEQLIDPGSEGLICSWADTNLRSNHDIQIIRNS; encoded by the coding sequence ATGAACTTTGATTTTTTACCGAAATTACCTTCTTCCAATTTAGACGATCGCGCCTTTGATGATTTGGTGGAGGAATGTATAATGCGTATTCCCCGCTACTGTCCAGAATGGACAGATCACAACCTCAGCGATCCAGGGATTACGCTAATTGAGTTATTTGCTTGGTTAACTGACCAGATGTTGCTCAGATTTAACCAAGTACCTCGAAAAAATTATGTAGCTTTTCTAGAATTATTGGGTATTCGTCTCCAGCCTCCCGCCCCAGCTCGCACAGAATTAACTTTTTATTTAAGCGCTGCACTGCCTGAAGCCTACACTATTCCGGCAGGATTAGAAGCTTCAACTATCCAAACTGAAACCACAGAAGCTATTACCTTTAGTACAGATTCTCCTCTAATTATTGGCACACCCCGGATACAGCACTTTTTAACTGCCCAAACCACTGAAGACATTCCCCAATCTCTGCGAGAAAGAGTCACAAGTTCATGGACTCGTGAATCTAACGGTTTCTGGACAGGTAATGAACAATCGATATTTGAAGAGGAACCCCAGCCTGGTAACTGCTTTTATTTAGCGATTAATTCTGACGATCCAATAGATGCTAATGTCCTAGAAATTATTTTCCAAGGGGCTGCGGCTACACCTGCTGGTATTAACCCCAATCAACCACCTCGAAAGTGGGAAGCGTGGGATGGGGAAAATTGGCAATCAGTTTTATTGCAAGAGTCAGATGATGAGACTCGCGGCTTCAGTTTTTACGAACTCGCAGAACAGGGTGGGAACCCGTCTGAAGGAGCAGAGGTACGTCTGCATCTACCTCAAATTTGGCCGGTGGCTAATTTTACCTCTTACCGAGGTCGCTGGTTGCGCTGTAGCTTTATTAATACAGAAGGCAATCAATCTGGTTACAATCGTCCACCACGAATTACTGGTTTGGCAGTGCGGTCAATTGGCGGTACAGTTAGGGCTAGTCACAGTACGCTGATTCTAGATGAGCGCTTAGGAATTAGTGATGGTACACCCGGTCAGACTTTCGAGTTACAAAGCGCACCGATTTTAGAACGCCGAGAAAATGAATATATCCTAGTTACTCCTGCTGGTGGATTGCCTCAGAAGTGGACTGAGGTGAGAGATTTTGCTGATTCTGGGCCTTATCACTTTCATTACACAATCGATTCGCTGACTGGTACAATCCAATTTGGGCCGCTGATTCGTGAACCTAGCCAACTTAAACAGCATACTCAGGTGCGATCGCGAATCCAGCAACCATCACTAGATGACACATCTCTACAATTTAGTACCCGGGAAAACAATCAATCTGAACACCAGTACGGGGCGATTCCTCCCCGTGGCTCCGAGATTAAAATGGTTAGTTATCGTACAGGCGGGGGTAGAGAAGGCAATGTGCAAACTGGGGCAATCCAGTTTTTGAAGTCTGCATATCCTTATGTTGCTAGTGTGGTCAATCGTGTACCAGCAATCAATGGTGCAGATGCCGAATCGCTGGAGCAGGCTGTGATGAAGGCTCCCCGCATCCTCCGCACGCGCGATCGCGCCGTCACTGCTGAAGATTTTGAAGTTTTAACTCAACAAGCGGGTGCTGGTGCGATCGCCCGCGTTCGATGTTTGCCAGCGAATTCTCGTAGGCAAGCTGGTATAGTTAGTTTACTGGTAGTTCCTTATGCAAACACAGATGCGATCGCACAAGGCAATGGGATGAGACCAGAAGAGTTTGCCCTTAGTAATGCCCTGCAAGAGCAAATTTTGAGTTACTTAGATGAAAGACGGTTATTAGGGGTACAAATAGAATTAGAAGAACCGAATTACGTAGGTGTTTCTGTACAGACAGAAGTTGCTTTAGAGCCAGCATACAATAACCCTTTTGCCAGCGAAGAAATTCGTCGGAATTTAAGGCGATCGTTGTATAAATATTTAAATCCATTAACTGGAGGAATCGACGGCAAAGGATGGCCCTTTGGGCGACCCGTTTATACATCGGATATTGTAGTATTACTCCAACAAACCCCAGGCGTGCGTCATTTAGGCCCCGTCTTGCTGTTTCCCATCCGCAAGCAAGGAGAAAATTGGCGACGACAACCATCGCCAGAACAATTGATCGATCCAGGATCGGAAGGTTTGATATGTTCCTGGGCTGATACAAATCTGCGTTCAAATCACGACATCCAGATAATTCGTAATTCGTAA
- a CDS encoding GPW/gp25 family protein: MVYGGQREYLGTGWAYPLHLSVQGGIQLSREDQKIKESIWIILRTGVGERVYRPTFGSRLSELAFATLNSETLLQIRLYVLEALEVWEPRIIIDEVLTDPDPMRGRVDIIINYRLKDSPDIYSFVYPYYLVSAGEES; this comes from the coding sequence ATGGTTTATGGTGGTCAACGAGAGTATTTGGGAACAGGTTGGGCTTATCCACTGCATTTAAGTGTGCAAGGTGGGATACAACTTAGCCGTGAAGATCAAAAAATTAAAGAATCTATTTGGATTATCCTTCGCACTGGAGTAGGTGAGCGGGTTTATCGACCGACATTTGGATCTCGCTTGTCAGAACTGGCGTTTGCAACCTTGAATAGCGAGACTTTGCTGCAAATCCGCCTTTATGTTTTGGAAGCGCTAGAGGTTTGGGAACCACGGATTATTATTGATGAAGTTCTCACCGATCCCGACCCTATGCGTGGCAGAGTGGATATCATCATCAATTATCGCCTCAAAGACAGTCCCGATATTTATAGCTTTGTTTATCCTTATTATTTGGTTTCAGCTGGGGAGGAATCGTGA
- a CDS encoding PAAR domain-containing protein, producing the protein MGRPAARITDNVAHPLPPVLTGGPGSRNVLIGSLPAWRGVLAAAVPALLSAKTASDATVLAAETATKAAAGTPGAPAALAAEQTTKTTAASTMGSAISAAAAGADIHNCATPSPVPPHGPGVVIDGSKTVLINNLPACRMGDTIIEALGPPNKIIKGNPTVLIGG; encoded by the coding sequence ATGGGTAGACCAGCAGCAAGAATTACCGACAATGTAGCGCATCCCTTACCGCCAGTATTGACAGGAGGCCCAGGTAGTCGCAATGTGTTGATTGGGTCTTTACCTGCGTGGCGGGGTGTGCTTGCAGCAGCAGTACCGGCTTTGCTATCTGCCAAAACAGCTTCTGATGCGACTGTCTTAGCAGCTGAGACTGCTACCAAGGCAGCGGCAGGTACACCAGGGGCACCTGCTGCTTTAGCCGCCGAACAAACTACAAAGACAACAGCAGCATCTACTATGGGTAGCGCAATCAGTGCTGCTGCGGCAGGTGCTGATATTCATAATTGTGCCACACCCTCGCCTGTACCTCCCCATGGCCCCGGTGTTGTAATTGACGGTAGTAAGACAGTGCTGATTAACAACCTGCCTGCCTGTCGTATGGGCGACACTATTATAGAAGCATTAGGGCCACCGAATAAAATTATCAAAGGTAATCCCACTGTTTTGATTGGCGGCTGA